One genomic region from Arthrobacter pigmenti encodes:
- a CDS encoding bifunctional proline dehydrogenase/L-glutamate gamma-semialdehyde dehydrogenase, with product MTHTFPPANPSPQTLGDDAVALVRRWLHLDDPAYVPAATPSRGSKSAQLLAEVLKDQDGLDFTIGFVDRVIRPEDPAVAARNLAQLARKTPSFLPWYMKGAVRLGGVMAPALPGVVVPVAQRVLREMVGHLIVDARPARLGKAIASLRGEGIRLNINLLGEAVLGHKEADARLAGTRELLARDDVDYVSIKVSSVVSTLNLWDFEGTVDRVTERLIPLYRLAASSPAPKFINLDMEEYHDLDLTVAVFKRILDTPELKNLESGIVLQAYLPDALATLQDLTEWAQARRAAGGSAIKVRLVKGANLAMELVDAAIHHWEPATLPSKQATDTNYKRCLDWALRPENADAVRIGVAGHNLFDIALARSLSVARGVQDRIEFEMLLGMAEDQAAEVRKDVGSLLLYTPVVRPEQFDVAISYLIRRLEENASQENFMSAVFELTRNEELFEREKNRFLASLKELDGGVPAPNRVQTPDRFTKAVAGEFDNQSDSDPSLPAIREWAKDVLSRVPGSTLGVALVESSRLETNDDVDTAIARARAAQQGWGSLTGAERAKVLRKAAGMLAAKRGDLVEVSASETGKTIAESDPEISEAIDFANYYALLAEELDTVEGARFVPSKLTVATPPWNFPVAIAAGSALAPLAAGSAVVLKPAPQAKRSGAVLVEALWEAGVPKDVLIFADVTEGPVGQHLISHPDVDRVILTGAYDTAKLFRSWRTDLPLLAETSGKNSLIVTPSSDLDLAAADVVRSAFGHAGQKCSAASLAILVGSAASSARFRNQLVDAAASLKVGYPQDPETEMGPIVEPAEGKLKDALTTLGEGESWLVEPRQLDDSGRLWSPGVRVGVKPGSYFHLTEFFGPVLGVMHADTLEQAIEWQNASAYGLTGGIHTLNPDEVTQWLESVEAGNLYVNRGITGAIVRRQPFGGWKRSSVGPGAKAGGPNYLIHLGSWEREDLHPGNVHAPLCGPVRQLLHAAEVPDSDKGFLARAAADDQRHWVRTFATHEDVSGLGVERNEFRYLPVPVTVRLNEAGNSSDFVRVVGAGLRAGSTMQVSTPEPLSPALAAVLSAHSVAHRVEDDAAWLAAAAGAKLARVRLVGGGYTELCGATDGNPDVAIYAGPVTEAGRLELLPFLHEQAITITAHRFGNPDNVSGEVLR from the coding sequence ATGACACACACCTTCCCTCCCGCAAATCCGTCGCCGCAGACCCTTGGCGACGACGCCGTTGCACTGGTCCGCCGCTGGTTGCACCTGGACGACCCCGCATACGTGCCGGCCGCCACGCCGTCCCGCGGGTCGAAGTCCGCGCAGCTCCTGGCCGAAGTGCTGAAGGACCAGGATGGACTCGACTTCACGATCGGGTTCGTTGACCGCGTAATCCGGCCGGAAGACCCCGCCGTCGCGGCCCGCAACCTGGCCCAGTTGGCGCGGAAGACGCCGTCGTTCCTCCCCTGGTATATGAAAGGCGCGGTCCGGCTGGGCGGCGTCATGGCTCCGGCGCTGCCCGGGGTTGTGGTCCCCGTGGCGCAGCGGGTTCTACGCGAAATGGTGGGACACCTCATTGTCGACGCCCGGCCCGCGCGCCTGGGCAAGGCCATTGCATCGCTGCGCGGAGAAGGCATCCGGCTGAACATCAATCTCCTCGGTGAGGCCGTTCTCGGACATAAGGAAGCCGATGCGCGGCTGGCAGGCACCCGCGAACTCCTGGCAAGAGACGACGTCGACTACGTATCGATCAAGGTCTCCTCGGTGGTCAGCACTTTGAATCTGTGGGACTTCGAAGGCACCGTTGACCGCGTCACGGAGCGCTTGATCCCGCTGTACAGGCTTGCCGCTTCCTCGCCTGCGCCGAAGTTCATCAACCTGGATATGGAGGAGTACCACGACCTCGACCTCACGGTTGCTGTCTTCAAGCGCATCCTGGACACTCCTGAGCTGAAGAACCTGGAGTCCGGCATCGTGCTCCAGGCCTACCTGCCGGACGCCCTCGCCACCCTGCAGGACCTGACGGAGTGGGCGCAGGCCCGCCGCGCTGCGGGTGGGTCTGCGATCAAGGTCCGTCTGGTGAAGGGCGCCAACCTGGCCATGGAGCTCGTTGACGCCGCCATCCACCACTGGGAGCCTGCCACCCTTCCCAGCAAGCAGGCGACCGACACCAACTACAAGCGCTGCCTCGACTGGGCGCTGCGTCCCGAAAATGCAGACGCCGTCCGGATCGGCGTTGCCGGCCACAACCTGTTCGACATCGCGCTGGCACGAAGCCTGTCTGTGGCCCGCGGGGTTCAGGACCGGATCGAGTTCGAGATGCTGCTCGGCATGGCCGAGGACCAGGCCGCGGAAGTCCGCAAGGATGTCGGCTCCCTTCTCCTGTACACACCTGTTGTGCGTCCCGAGCAATTCGACGTCGCCATCAGCTACCTGATCCGCCGGCTCGAGGAGAACGCCAGCCAGGAGAACTTCATGAGCGCAGTCTTCGAGCTCACGCGAAACGAGGAACTCTTCGAGCGCGAGAAGAACCGCTTCCTGGCATCGCTCAAGGAGCTTGACGGCGGGGTTCCCGCGCCGAACCGCGTCCAGACTCCGGACCGCTTCACCAAAGCCGTCGCGGGCGAATTCGACAACCAGTCGGATTCGGACCCTTCGCTGCCGGCTATCCGCGAGTGGGCAAAGGACGTGCTCAGCCGCGTGCCCGGATCCACCCTCGGAGTGGCGTTGGTCGAGTCCTCGAGACTTGAAACGAACGACGACGTCGACACCGCCATCGCACGTGCCCGCGCCGCCCAGCAGGGCTGGGGTTCCCTCACGGGCGCCGAGCGCGCGAAGGTGCTGCGCAAGGCGGCGGGGATGCTCGCGGCGAAGCGCGGGGACCTGGTGGAGGTCTCCGCAAGCGAAACCGGCAAGACTATCGCCGAATCGGACCCGGAGATTTCAGAGGCGATTGACTTCGCGAACTACTACGCATTGCTCGCCGAAGAACTCGACACCGTCGAGGGAGCGCGGTTCGTTCCCTCGAAGCTCACGGTGGCAACGCCCCCGTGGAACTTCCCCGTGGCAATAGCTGCTGGTTCCGCGCTGGCTCCGTTGGCTGCCGGCAGCGCCGTCGTCCTGAAGCCGGCTCCGCAGGCGAAGCGCAGCGGGGCGGTTCTGGTGGAAGCGCTGTGGGAGGCAGGCGTGCCGAAGGATGTCCTGATCTTTGCCGATGTCACCGAGGGACCAGTCGGTCAGCACCTCATCTCCCATCCCGACGTGGACCGCGTAATCCTGACCGGCGCCTACGACACCGCGAAGCTGTTCCGGTCCTGGCGGACGGATCTTCCGCTGCTGGCAGAGACCAGCGGCAAGAACTCGCTCATCGTCACCCCGAGTTCCGATCTGGACCTTGCTGCTGCCGACGTCGTGAGGTCGGCATTCGGACATGCGGGACAGAAGTGTTCAGCGGCATCACTGGCGATCCTGGTGGGTTCGGCGGCGTCGTCTGCGCGTTTCCGCAACCAGCTCGTCGACGCTGCCGCGTCCCTCAAGGTCGGTTATCCTCAAGACCCGGAGACCGAAATGGGGCCGATTGTTGAGCCTGCCGAGGGGAAGCTCAAGGATGCGCTTACGACGCTCGGCGAGGGCGAGTCATGGCTCGTTGAGCCGCGTCAGCTGGATGATTCCGGCCGGCTGTGGAGTCCTGGCGTACGCGTCGGGGTCAAGCCGGGCAGTTACTTCCATCTCACCGAGTTTTTCGGACCGGTCCTTGGCGTGATGCATGCCGACACCCTGGAGCAGGCGATCGAATGGCAGAACGCCAGCGCCTACGGGCTCACCGGCGGTATCCATACCCTGAATCCCGATGAGGTCACGCAGTGGCTGGAGTCAGTCGAGGCGGGCAACCTGTACGTGAACCGCGGGATTACCGGCGCAATTGTTCGGCGTCAGCCTTTCGGTGGTTGGAAGCGCTCCTCCGTTGGACCCGGCGCCAAGGCTGGTGGCCCGAATTACCTGATCCACCTCGGCAGCTGGGAGCGCGAGGACCTGCATCCGGGGAATGTGCACGCACCACTGTGCGGGCCGGTGCGTCAGCTATTGCATGCGGCCGAGGTTCCGGATTCAGACAAGGGCTTCCTGGCCCGTGCCGCGGCAGACGATCAGCGTCACTGGGTCCGTACTTTCGCCACGCACGAGGACGTCTCGGGCCTCGGGGTCGAACGAAACGAGTTCCGGTACCTGCCGGTACCTGTGACTGTCCGGCTGAACGAGGCCGGCAATTCGAGCGATTTCGTGCGCGTTGTCGGAGCGGGACTCCGTGCGGGTTCGACCATGCAGGTTTCGACGCCGGAGCCCCTCTCGCCCGCGCTGGCGGCAGTTCTTTCAGCACACAGTGTTGCGCACCGGGTGGAGGACGACGCCGCGTGGCTGGCTGCTGCTGCGGGTGCGAAGCTCGCCAGGGTCCGCCTGGTCGGTGGCGGGTACACTGAGCTGTGTGGGGCGACGGACGGTAACCCGGATGTGGCGATCTACGCCGGTCCTGTCACCGAGGCTGGGCGCCTGGAGCTTCTGCCGTTCCTGCATGAGCAGGCGATCACCATAACGGCGCACCGTT